A DNA window from Engystomops pustulosus chromosome 6, aEngPut4.maternal, whole genome shotgun sequence contains the following coding sequences:
- the LOC140134827 gene encoding urotensin-2 receptor-like, whose translation MDVYDQNMSCNLTSQVSPTDISTDDLIATSVIGILLSLMCVIGVVGNFYTLVVMCISMTTSTSMYIHIVNLALADLLYLSTIPFIVHNSFVKDWYFGEIGCRVLLSLDLLTMHASIFILTVMSTERYIAVAKPFDTVRRSRSYRKTLACAIWILSFLLTLPMMLMIHQEERMLDNESVRKLCTPTWSDEHYKVYLTVLFTTSILAPGVIIGYLYTKLARAYWISQTKSLLNKELQRSPKQKVILMIFIIVLAFWACFLPFWIWQLIPLYSHGGLKVSVQTEIYVNTLVTCLTYGNSCINPFLYTLLTKNYKEYIRNRQKSGHGSLSPKNGAENTAKRTASGGSQQCTETIVVSTGRVAAHDPSDSTGPL comes from the exons ATGGATGTCTATGACCAAAATATGTCATGTAATCTGACAAGCCAGGTATCTCCCACCGATATCTCTACAGATGACCTCATTGCCACCTCGGTTATTGGGATCCTGCTGTCTTTAATGTGCGTTATTGGGGTTGTCGGAAACTTTTACACATTGGTGGTTATGTGCATCTCAATGACAACATCCACATCGATGTATATTCACATAGTCAACCTGGCATTGGCGGATCTCCTATATCTATCGACCATCCCGTTTATTGTCCACAACAGCTTCGTAAAGGACTGGTACTTTGGAGAAATTGGCTGTAGGGTCCTTTTGAGTTTGGACCTTCTGACTATGCACGCCAGCATTTTCATCCTAACCGTGATGAGCACCGAGAGGTATATCGCTGTGGCCAAGCCTTTCGATACCGTGAGAAGGTCGAGAAGTTACAGAAAAACTCTAGCGTGTGCCATCTGGATTTTGTCTTTCCTACTGACTTTACCCATGATGTTGATGATACATCAAGAAGAACGGATGTTGGACAATGAAAGCGTTAGAAAACTCTGCACGCCCACGTGGAGCGATGAACACTATAAAGTCTACCTGACCGTGTTGTTCACCACCAGCATCCTAGCACCAGGCGTTATCATTGGCTATTTGTACACTAAGCTGGCAAGGGCCTACTGGATCTCACAGACCAAGAGCCTCCTGAATAAAGAGCTTCAAAGGTCTCCTAAACAAAAAGTTATACTCATGATCTTCATAATCGTGCTAGCGTTTTGGGCCTGCTTTCTCCCATTTTGGATCTGGCAGTTGATACCACTCTACAGCCATGGGGGGCTAAAAGTATCTGTACAGACCGAAATCTATGTCAACACGCTAGTGACCTGTCTCACCTATGGAAATAGCTGCATCAACCCCTTTCTGTACACTTTACTTACCAAAAATTACAAAGAGTATATCCGCAACAGGCAAAAGAGTGGACATGGATCTTTAAGTCCAAAGAATGGAGCAGAGAACACTGCAAAAAGAACGGCATCGGGGGGAAGCCAGCAGTGCACCGAAACTATAGTAGTAAGCACTGGGAGGGTAGCAGCTCACGACCCATCAGACTCAACAG GTCCATTGTGA